A single region of the Mycobacterium avium subsp. avium genome encodes:
- the ilvD gene encoding dihydroxy-acid dehydratase has product MPTTDSARAADIKQPDIKPRSRDVTDGLEKAAARGMLRAVGMGDEDFAKPQIGVASSWNEITPCNLSLDRLAKAVKEGVFAAGGYPLEFGTISVSDGISMGHEGMHFSLVSREVIADSVETVMQAERLDGSVLLAGCDKSLPGMLMAAARLDLASVFLYAGSILPGVAKLSDGSEREVTIIDAFEAVGACARGLMPREDVDAIERAICPGEGACGGMYTANTMASAAEALGMSLPGSAAPPATDRRRDGFARRSGQAVVELLRRGITARDILTKEAFENAIAVVMAFGGSTNAVLHLLAIAHEADVALSLDDFSRIGSKVPHLADVKPFGRHVMTDVDHIGGVPVMMKALLDAGLLNGDCLTVTGATVAQNLAAIAPPDPDGKVLRALSDPLHPTGGITILRGSLAPEGAVVKSAGFDSDVFEGTARVFDGERAALDALEDGTITKGDAVVIRYEGPKGGPGMREMLAITGAIKGAGLGKDVLLLTDGRFSGGTTGLCVGHIAPEAVDAGPIAFLRDGDRIRLDVANRVLDVLVDPAEFDSRRTGFTPPPPRYKTGVLAKYVKLVGSAAIGAVCG; this is encoded by the coding sequence ATGCCCACCACCGATTCGGCGCGCGCCGCCGACATCAAGCAGCCCGACATCAAGCCGCGCAGTCGTGACGTCACCGACGGCCTGGAGAAGGCCGCCGCCCGGGGGATGCTGCGGGCGGTAGGCATGGGCGACGAGGACTTCGCCAAGCCGCAGATCGGGGTGGCGTCGTCCTGGAACGAGATCACGCCGTGCAACCTGTCGCTGGACCGGCTGGCCAAGGCGGTCAAGGAAGGCGTCTTCGCCGCGGGCGGCTACCCGCTGGAGTTCGGCACCATCTCGGTGTCCGACGGCATCTCGATGGGCCACGAGGGTATGCACTTCTCGCTGGTGAGCCGCGAGGTGATCGCCGACAGCGTCGAGACGGTGATGCAGGCCGAGCGCCTGGACGGCTCGGTGCTGCTGGCCGGCTGCGACAAGTCGCTGCCCGGCATGCTGATGGCCGCGGCCCGCCTGGACCTGGCCTCGGTGTTCCTCTACGCCGGCTCGATCCTGCCCGGGGTGGCCAAGCTGTCCGACGGCAGCGAGCGCGAGGTGACGATCATCGACGCGTTCGAGGCCGTCGGCGCGTGCGCGCGCGGGCTGATGCCGCGCGAGGACGTCGACGCCATCGAGCGGGCCATCTGTCCCGGCGAGGGCGCCTGCGGCGGCATGTACACGGCCAACACCATGGCCAGCGCCGCCGAGGCGCTGGGCATGTCGCTGCCGGGCAGCGCGGCCCCGCCGGCCACCGACCGCCGCCGCGACGGCTTCGCCCGGCGCAGCGGCCAGGCCGTCGTCGAGCTGCTGCGCCGCGGCATCACCGCCCGCGACATCCTCACCAAGGAGGCGTTCGAGAACGCGATCGCGGTGGTGATGGCGTTCGGCGGCTCCACCAACGCGGTGCTGCACCTGCTGGCCATCGCCCACGAGGCCGACGTGGCGCTGTCGCTCGACGACTTCAGCCGGATCGGGTCGAAGGTGCCGCACCTGGCCGACGTCAAGCCGTTCGGCCGGCACGTGATGACCGACGTCGACCACATCGGCGGCGTGCCGGTGATGATGAAGGCGCTGCTGGACGCCGGGCTGCTGAACGGCGACTGCCTGACGGTGACCGGTGCGACGGTGGCGCAGAACCTGGCCGCGATCGCCCCGCCCGACCCGGACGGCAAGGTGCTGCGGGCACTCAGCGATCCGCTGCACCCGACCGGCGGCATCACCATCCTGCGCGGGTCGCTGGCGCCCGAGGGCGCGGTGGTCAAGTCCGCCGGCTTCGATTCCGACGTGTTCGAAGGCACCGCAAGGGTTTTCGACGGCGAGCGGGCCGCGCTGGACGCGCTGGAGGACGGCACCATCACCAAGGGCGACGCGGTGGTGATCCGGTACGAGGGCCCCAAGGGCGGGCCCGGGATGCGCGAGATGCTCGCCATCACCGGCGCCATCAAGGGCGCCGGGCTGGGTAAGGACGTGTTGCTACTCACCGACGGCCGCTTCTCCGGCGGGACGACGGGACTGTGTGTCGGCCACATCGCGCCCGAGGCGGTGGACGCCGGGCCGATCGCCTTTCTGCGCGACGGCGACCGCATCCGCCTGGACGTCGCCAACCGGGTTCTGGACGTACTCGTCGATCCGGCCGAATTCGACTCTCGGCGAACAGGTTTCACCCCGCCACCGCC